A single Flavobacterium sp. 1 DNA region contains:
- a CDS encoding GntR family transcriptional regulator gives MQQQKLKLIVSTHSSTPKYMQVAECFINDINSGILEAGQQIPSINELSQVSSLSRDTIQKAYKYLRTKNLIISVKGVGNFINRNSSSDKLTIFFLINKPSSYKMEICNAFVDTIGGKGNISVSFYYCDENLFIDALKKSLGMFDYYVIMPHFKNESNTHVSYTDKAFEALQNMPKDKLILLDTVKEGITGSYGAVCQDFKNDIFHALEQALEKLKKYEKIILIYPNNAVFPYPRLIITGFKAFCISYNFNFEVIDDINNCLNFESKDAYIVIEESDLVDLVQQTKSKNLVLGKDVGVVSYNETPLKSLLDITVISTNFRAMGVLAADLILSNKKEIIKNEFKYIERSSL, from the coding sequence ATGCAACAACAAAAATTAAAATTAATTGTCAGCACACATTCGAGCACACCTAAATATATGCAGGTAGCCGAATGTTTCATAAATGATATAAATTCAGGAATACTAGAAGCAGGACAACAAATACCTTCCATTAATGAATTAAGTCAGGTAAGCTCCCTATCAAGAGATACAATTCAAAAAGCCTATAAATATTTGCGAACCAAAAATCTAATTATTTCCGTTAAGGGAGTTGGCAATTTTATCAATAGAAACAGTTCTTCAGACAAGCTTACTATTTTTTTCCTGATTAACAAGCCAAGTTCTTACAAGATGGAAATTTGTAATGCTTTTGTGGATACAATAGGCGGCAAAGGGAATATTTCGGTATCTTTTTATTATTGTGATGAAAATCTTTTTATAGATGCTTTGAAAAAAAGCTTAGGCATGTTTGATTACTACGTAATTATGCCTCATTTTAAAAACGAAAGCAATACTCATGTCAGCTATACAGATAAAGCTTTCGAGGCTCTTCAAAATATGCCCAAAGACAAACTTATTTTACTGGATACCGTAAAAGAGGGAATTACCGGAAGTTATGGTGCAGTATGCCAAGATTTTAAAAATGATATTTTCCATGCATTGGAACAAGCATTAGAGAAGCTTAAAAAGTATGAAAAAATCATTTTGATTTATCCAAATAATGCTGTGTTTCCATATCCACGGCTTATTATTACCGGCTTTAAGGCATTCTGTATTTCTTATAATTTTAATTTTGAGGTAATAGACGATATTAATAACTGTTTAAACTTTGAAAGCAAAGATGCTTATATAGTAATTGAGGAATCAGATTTGGTCGATTTAGTCCAGCAAACCAAATCCAAAAACCTTGTACTAGGAAAGGATGTAGGGGTAGTTTCTTACAATGAAACCCCGCTTAAATCATTACTTGATATTACAGTTATTAGTACTAACTTTAGAGCTATGGGAGTGCTTGCTGCTGATTTGATATTGTCAAATAAAAAAGAAATAATTAAAAATGAATTTAAATATATTGAACGCAGTTCTTTATAA
- a CDS encoding ABC transporter ATP-binding protein, which translates to MARFQENDLPKSKITASSLQKAILIFKYADNHKWKFYLGLVFLLLTSVTALAFPKFMGMLVDCVNKKDAHLANQIALGLGLVLLLQSLFSFFRLSLFVNFTENTLANVRLALYTNLVKLPMSFFSQKRVGELNSRITNDITQIQDTLTTTIAEFLRQFILIIGSFAMLASINIKLTIMMVSVVPFVGVAAVIFGRFIRKYSKKVQDQVAESQVVVEETMQGISIVKAFANEWYEIARYKERIKEVVKMGIKGGQFRGFFASFIIICLFGTIVAVVWYGVQLSIAGEITVGQLFTFILYSSYVGASSGGIAELYAQMQKAIGATERVFELLDETPEKINSNVHIPSINKIKGDVTFKNVTFSYPSRKEVQVLKGINFSANFGQKIALVGPSGMGKSTIASLLLRFYDIESGEILIDGKNIYDFDLENLRGNMSIVPQDVILFGGTIKENIAYGKPNATDEEIIMAAKQANAYVFIESFPEKFETIVGERGIKLSGGQRQRIAIARALLKNPSILILDEATSSLDSESEKLVQEALEILMEGRTSIIIAHRLSTIRSADQILVLDNGKISEQGTHQELINLENGLYKNLSNLQFSNS; encoded by the coding sequence ATGGCGCGATTCCAAGAAAATGATTTACCTAAATCAAAAATTACTGCAAGTTCACTGCAAAAAGCAATCCTGATTTTTAAATATGCAGATAATCACAAATGGAAATTTTATTTGGGATTGGTTTTCTTACTCCTTACTAGTGTTACTGCCCTAGCCTTTCCTAAATTTATGGGAATGCTCGTGGATTGTGTTAATAAAAAGGATGCACATTTAGCCAATCAAATTGCATTGGGATTGGGTTTGGTGTTATTATTGCAATCATTATTCTCTTTTTTCAGGCTTTCATTATTTGTCAATTTTACAGAAAATACATTGGCAAATGTTCGTTTGGCTCTTTATACCAACTTGGTTAAATTACCAATGTCTTTTTTTTCTCAAAAGCGTGTAGGTGAATTGAATAGCCGAATCACTAATGATATTACTCAAATTCAAGATACGTTGACCACTACAATTGCAGAGTTTTTAAGGCAGTTTATATTAATTATCGGGAGTTTTGCCATGCTGGCCAGCATCAATATTAAATTGACGATTATGATGGTTTCGGTGGTACCGTTTGTTGGTGTTGCAGCTGTTATTTTTGGTCGGTTTATTCGAAAATATTCGAAAAAAGTGCAGGATCAAGTGGCCGAAAGCCAAGTCGTTGTTGAAGAAACGATGCAGGGAATCAGTATTGTTAAGGCTTTCGCTAATGAATGGTACGAAATTGCACGTTATAAAGAAAGAATTAAAGAAGTTGTTAAAATGGGTATTAAGGGTGGACAGTTTAGAGGCTTTTTTGCGTCCTTTATTATCATCTGTTTATTCGGAACGATTGTGGCTGTTGTTTGGTACGGTGTACAATTGAGCATTGCTGGCGAAATCACGGTTGGACAATTATTTACCTTTATATTGTATTCCAGTTATGTAGGAGCATCTTCAGGCGGTATTGCCGAATTATATGCACAAATGCAAAAAGCAATTGGTGCGACCGAAAGAGTTTTTGAACTATTGGATGAAACACCTGAAAAAATTAATTCAAATGTGCATATCCCTTCTATAAATAAGATTAAAGGAGATGTTACTTTTAAGAATGTTACTTTTAGTTATCCGTCCAGAAAAGAAGTTCAGGTTTTGAAAGGTATTAATTTTTCTGCCAATTTTGGTCAAAAAATAGCTCTTGTTGGGCCAAGCGGAATGGGGAAATCGACCATTGCTTCTTTATTACTGCGCTTTTATGATATCGAAAGCGGCGAAATTTTAATTGATGGAAAAAATATTTATGATTTTGACCTAGAAAATCTGCGCGGTAATATGAGTATTGTTCCGCAAGATGTGATTCTGTTTGGCGGAACCATTAAAGAAAACATTGCTTACGGTAAACCTAATGCTACCGATGAAGAAATTATTATGGCTGCTAAGCAAGCCAACGCTTATGTCTTTATTGAAAGTTTCCCCGAGAAATTCGAAACAATTGTTGGAGAAAGAGGAATTAAACTTTCGGGAGGACAAAGACAGCGAATTGCCATTGCGCGCGCATTATTAAAAAATCCTTCGATATTAATTTTGGACGAAGCGACTTCATCTTTAGACAGTGAAAGCGAAAAATTGGTTCAGGAAGCATTAGAAATTTTAATGGAAGGAAGAACCAGTATTATTATTGCTCACCGTCTTTCCACGATTCGTTCTGCCGATCAGATTTTGGTGCTC
- a CDS encoding HD domain-containing protein, producing MSQINKLKIFNDPIYGFITIPNALIYDLVQHPYFQRLRRISQMGLSYLVYPGANHTRFHHALGCMHLMQKAVDVLRFKEVKISPTEENALYIAILLHDIGHGPFSHAMESSIVEDVHHEEISLLLMNQLNIEFNGQLSLAIQVFKGEYDRKFMLQLISSQLDMDRMDYLKRDSFYSGVSEGNVNSERLIQMMNVVDDVLVIEEKGIYSVEKFLMSRRLMYWQVYLHKTSLVAELILTKTLKRAKELTERGIVLPCSKSLLFFMQNKVTLETFDQKTVKLFTKLDDFDIISALKTWEDHDDFILSSLSKMIINRDLLKIKLTNDKVSLEELQIQKERFSVQNKISLAETNYFIFKGKIKSQAYSKIAEPIRILNKDATIEDVVEASDQLNLKSLSRLVTKYYICFPKQLLLN from the coding sequence GTGTCCCAAATAAACAAACTTAAAATATTTAATGATCCCATTTATGGGTTCATTACCATTCCTAACGCTTTAATATACGATTTAGTTCAGCATCCTTATTTTCAACGTTTAAGACGTATTTCGCAAATGGGATTGTCCTATTTAGTGTACCCAGGAGCTAATCATACCCGTTTCCATCATGCTTTAGGATGCATGCACCTAATGCAAAAGGCAGTTGATGTATTGCGTTTTAAAGAAGTAAAAATCAGCCCGACAGAAGAAAACGCCTTATACATTGCTATATTGTTGCACGATATAGGACATGGTCCATTTTCTCACGCAATGGAAAGCAGTATTGTGGAAGATGTACATCATGAAGAAATTTCGTTATTATTAATGAATCAGCTCAATATTGAATTTAATGGTCAATTGAGTCTGGCTATTCAAGTTTTTAAAGGAGAATATGATCGGAAATTCATGCTGCAATTGATTTCTAGCCAGCTTGATATGGATCGTATGGACTACTTAAAGAGAGACAGTTTTTATTCTGGAGTTTCCGAAGGGAATGTTAATTCTGAAAGATTGATTCAGATGATGAATGTAGTTGATGATGTATTGGTCATTGAAGAAAAAGGAATTTACTCAGTCGAAAAGTTTTTGATGTCAAGACGATTGATGTATTGGCAAGTATATTTACATAAAACAAGTTTGGTAGCCGAGCTAATTTTGACCAAAACGCTAAAACGAGCCAAAGAATTGACCGAAAGAGGAATTGTTCTGCCTTGCAGTAAATCACTATTGTTTTTTATGCAAAATAAAGTGACCTTAGAAACTTTCGACCAAAAAACAGTAAAACTATTTACTAAGCTCGATGATTTTGACATTATTAGTGCTTTAAAAACTTGGGAAGATCATGATGATTTTATTCTTTCCTCGTTAAGTAAAATGATTATTAACAGAGACTTATTAAAGATAAAATTAACCAATGACAAGGTTTCTTTAGAAGAACTGCAAATACAAAAGGAACGTTTTTCTGTTCAAAATAAAATTTCTTTGGCAGAAACCAATTATTTCATTTTCAAAGGAAAAATAAAAAGCCAGGCCTACAGCAAAATAGCTGAACCCATACGAATATTAAATAAAGATGCCACTATTGAAGATGTTGTAGAAGCCTCTGACCAGCTGAATTTGAAGTCGTTATCAAGGTTGGTAACCAAGTATTATATTTGTTTTCCAAAACAACTGCTTTTAAATTAA